Below is a window of Thermonema lapsum DNA.
CCGGGCTGCCTGCTGCTGCCCCCTTCCCCTCATTTGCGACTGCAAAGGTAGAATGCCTCAATATTCTGTGCAAGAGTTTGAAAGAAAAAATTTTTTGGTAAATCTACAATTAACTGTAAATCAAAACATTAAACATACACATCAATGACTTTACTCATCGGACTTTCCTTTAAAAAGCTTTATTTTGCCGTGCAAAAACAAATCGACATTTACCATGTATTGGGAAAGATATACACACCATCGTATCAAAGAGCGCATACTGCAAGCGCTCAAGGAGAACATCAATTATAACGAATATCCGATATTGGGTGTACCAGCTACCTATTTAGATGAGGAGGAGTTCTACCCCGATGCACCTTTCCTCGAGAATGCCCCTTTTATGCAAACCTTGATAGCCAATCCTAATCATATAGGAGTACATACACTCGACAATGGGCGGTCGCTGAAGATATTCAAAGGGACTCAAGCTATTGAACGGGAGCTAATAGAAATTGTATCGGAACAGGTGTTTCAAGGGGAACCCAAACAACAGGATGGCTATATAGCCAGTGGCGGAACTGAAGCCAATATACAAGCTGTGTGGATTTACCGTAATTATTTTCAGAAAGAGTTTGGTGCTGCACCTCACGAAATTGGGGTTGTTTATTCGGATGACACTCACTACTCCATTCCCAAAGCAGCCAACCTTTTAGGATTGCCCTCTATTATTATTCCAGTAGAGGAAAGTAGCCGGTTGATTCAGCAAGAGGCTTTGGAAGCCAAGATAACAGAGGCTAATGAGCAAGGGGTTCGCTACTTTATCATCATTTCGAACCTTTCCACTACCATGTTTGGTTCGGTAGATCCCGTGAATGTGTACACAGACTTTTTTGTAAAACACAAGCTGCCGTTTAAATTACATATAGATGGTGCCTTTGGTGGTTTTATATTTCCTTTTGTGAACCGCGACCCTTTGTATTCTTTCAAAAACCCTCATGTTACTTCTATTGCCACTGACGGACACAAGATGCTGCAAGCCCCTTATGGCACAGGAATTTTCATGATTCGTAAAGGTTATTTTGATTATGTGGTAACCCCACAAGCGCAGTATATTCCGGGCTTGGATTATACGCTTTGTGGCAGCCGCTCGGGTGCCAATGCTGTGGCTGTATGGATGATACTACGCCGCTATGGCTCGGAAGGATGGAAAGCAAAAATGGAGGAGCTACTATACCGCACCGATGACCTTTGTGCTTCTTTGGATGAACTGGGTGTGAAATATTACAGACACCCCAATATTAACATAGTAGCTATCAGAGCAGAGTACGTGCCCGTCGCCTTGGCTCAAAAATATTTTCTGGTAGCCGACAGCTATCAGCGGGCACCTAAATGGTGGAAAATTGTAGTAATGCCTCACGTGCGACAAGGGTTCATAGACCGCTTTTTGGAGGAGCTGGCTATTCATATCAAAAGCAAAGAAATGCAACTATAATCTCATTTTACTGCTGGCAGCTTGTGTCTCTTCGCGAAAAGGTCAGCGCCTATACGATAACCTTTTCGCTCCTTTTATTTCTTTGAAAAAGCATTGAATGCCAATAGTAAAGTTTATTTGAAATACAAGATTTATCTCAAAGCCTGCTTAGAGGCTTTCCGCTTTTAAACATGGACGCCTGTGTCTGCGATTTTTTTACTTTAGACACTTCCATGATTGTCTATTACTGGTTGGAAGACAAAAATGAAGATTTTGAAAAGACCGATGCATTCGTAGGGAAGTCAGTCAACACATTTTTTGACTTTATGTCGCTCCATGTGATGGGACTTCATAGTGAACATTGGGCATTCCTATTATTTCTGCCAAATATATAAGTTGTCGGAAGGGATTGTCTCTCTGAAGAAGTAAAAAGACTGAAGAAGGCAAAAGGCTCAAGACATGCCTTTTTACATTAAGAGCACTTAGTTTTGATTTATACAACCTGTTGAATCAATTGGGCACAAAATAGGGATTACCCAAGCTGAGTTTTTGTCAGTTTCGTAAATTGGCTGTTCATTGGACGGTAGCCTATGAGACTTGTACGTCACCCGGTTTTGTGTAATTACTACCTTACTTATCGTTGCAATGCACGTTGCAGTTTTTGCGATATATGGGAGCGTCCCTCGCCCTACGTGCAGCGCGAAGCTGTATTTAAGAACCTAAAAGATGCCCGGCGGTTGGGAGTTGAAATCATCGATTTCACTGGCGGTGAGCCACTCTTACACCGCGAACTGCCCGTCTTTCTGGAGTATGCACAAAAGCTGGGGTTCATTACTACCGTTACTACCAACGCTTTGCTTTACCCGAAGTATGCCGAAGCACTGCGCGGGAAAATAGATATGCTCCACTTTTCGCTGGATGGCGCCGATGCAGACACACACAATGCCATCCGCGGTGTGCATTGCTTCGACCATGTGATGCGTTCTATAGAGATAGCTCTTGAGTTAGGTGAAAGACCCGATATTCTATTCACGGCAACGAATCACAACATTCAACACATTCAAAGTATCTGGGAAAAGATATGCCTTCCTCATCGTTTGGTGTTAATCATCAACCCAGTGTTTCACTACAACGACGTAGGCGAGGCGCTCAGCAAAGAAAGCCTGATGCTCCTTCGCAAATGGGCTAAAAAACCGTGGGTATATCTGAATGAGGCTTTTTTAAAATTGCGTGAACAGGGGGGGAATGACCCACAGCGCCCTGTATGCAAAGCTGGCAGCAGCACTTTGGTTATTTCACCCGACAATGAGTTGATTGTCCCCTGTTATCATTTGAGTGCCGCACGCTTCCCTATCCGGAACAATTTATTCGATTTGTACAACAGCCCGGAAGTACAAAAATGGGTAGCTTTAGAAGGACGCCTCAATGCATGCAAAGGATGTGCCATCAACTGTTATATGCAGCCTTCCTTTGCTGTAGAAATGAATGCTTATTGGTGGCTTGCTTTGCGCAGCACCTTAAAATATAATTACTTAAAAGGCACTTGGCGCCGCTATTTGGTTCAAAAAATAAAGGCAAGGAAGCTTTGAATGCCTCCTGCCCTTACATGCTACTATTTTAGCTTTTTTGCTGCGTTTTATTCCTCTCCTCGATAGGGAATGAAAACGATGCTATCGTCGTCATTGCCCATTACCAAGCGATTTTCCGAGATTTTCACCGGAATGGTCTCGCCTGCGTCGCTTGCTCCTTTATCTTTTAATGTCAGCTGAGTGCCGTCTTTGGAAAGAGTCCACTCAAACTCCACCACACCTTGTATAGAGGTAGTTTCACCGGTCCCGTCTGCCCGGAAATTTATAGTCATAACGCCCAAAATCTGAAGCATAAGTTCCTTTTGGGCTTTAATCTGTTCAGCTTGCTCGGGGTCTTCTTTGGCAAGTTTTGCTATTTGCTCATCTAACCTTTGGCTAAGCCACTCTTTGTCAATCATCCACTTTTTAATCAAATACTTGCGGGGATTGTCAAGTGTGAAACTGCTTAGTCCGGCAAGAGCGAGCATCAACACTACGGCTACTTTACTTACTGTTCTCATTGTATTTGTTATTTGTCAAGTCAAAGTTTTATTATTCGGCATTCTGTTCTGTTTCGCTACTGGAAGCAGGCACCAGCACCATACGAATCTTTTTCCCTTGTTCTGCTTCTCTTGCCAGCACCAACTTGTTTGCATTGATTTCCTCAATGGTAAAGTCCAAGGGTTCCAACGCCTTTGCCCCTTCTATTGAAGCGGTTTGGCGCAACACATTGTCGCCCACCAACTCCCAAGTGCCTTCTTCTTTGCCCATGGGGGCTTTTACTTCATAGGTTCCATCGGCATTGTAAGAGATACGGTAAGTTTTTATGGTTTGTACCATCATGGGCCACATGCTTTCCATTATTTGCTTTTCCTCTTCTGTTACGTTCTTCAGCATTTCTTCCTTCATAGCTTCGGCATCGAAAGTCCATGTATGCGAAGAAATCAAGGTTTTGGGGTCAGAAGGCTTGCAGGCAGTAAAGAAAAGTGATGCCAGCAAAAAGAACATGTACAAAAGTGATTTTCTCATAAATCTTGAAATTAAAATTGAAAGTTTGTATTGAATAAGTTAACGGAAGGACAAGAGAATTAATTTTACTGCCTGCTGTTTTTTTGCTTGGGAAGAGAATTCCAAATAGCAAAAAACTTCTCCGAGCTGATAGCTTTTATAGGCAAAGAATCTTTGCCTATCAGCAGTTGTTTTTTATCGAGCTGCCATTTGCCGGCTTCTTGCCATTTGCCGCCACCATCAGGGCTTATGAATAAGATACTATCCATCCCGCGATGATAATCCCCTACAACCATAGGTGCTTTCATTTGTTCCGACTTGCCGGGATATTGGCAGGCTAAATGCTTCTTTTTGAGCGCAAGCAGCGATTCATAGAAGGCAGCCAGACGCTCAGCATCGAGTATCCATTGGGGGGAAGTCAGCGTGTCTTTTTCGTTATGGCAAGCCATGAAAAGCAATAAAGAAGCATGTATAACAATATATTGCGTACAAAATACGCTTTTTCTTGTTCTGCGGCAATATTTATGCCAACTATTTTTTCAGGTGCATAACCATGCGCGGCGAGCTTTTCTCTTCGTAATCAGAAAGCGCATAGTCGCCCCATACGTTTTGAAGACTTAAGCCGGCTTTACGGAAAAATTGCTGGAAGTCATCGAGGTAAAATAGGCGCACCCGCTCGAAGAACTCAAAGTCTTGCCCTTCATAGTGAAAACGGATACATTTTACCACAAAACCATTGTCAATCAATCGACGAATGAAAAAGGTAATGCCTTCTTCGTGTTTCTCTTCTTCCTCTTTGAGGTGAGCCATAACATAAACCGGATTCAAAAAGTCGATGACAGCCTGCCCTCCCGGTTTCAACTTCTTGGCTATGGCATCCACCACGCGATAATTTTCATCGTCCGATTCAAAATAGCCAAAACTTGTAAAGAGATTAAACACATAGTCGAAAGCTTCGAAGTCATAAGGCAAGCGCATATCGTGAACGGCAAAGCACAAACGAGGGCGTTCCAGCTGTTTGGCATAGGCAATGTTTTGTCTGGAAAGGTCCACCCCCAGCACATCCAAGCCCTCATTCCACAGATGCAGGGCATGACGTCCACGCCCACAAGCTAAGTCCAGGGCTTTTTGCCCTGCAGTAAAATGCAGTTTTTTTGCCAAGTTATGGATAAACTCACGGGCTTCCTGCTCGTCGCGATGTTTATAGAGTATATGGTAAAAAGGGGTATTGAACCATTCTTTATACCACTCTTTCGATAGTTGCATGCGTCTATTTGCTTTCTTGTTTTACTTCTACAATACGCTGCCTCAAAGCAGGCGATACAAAGGCTTTCAAGGTGCCCCGGTCATCATAAATAAGATAGGCTTTCAATTCAGGGTGAAGCTCCAACAAACGACGCGCTTTCTCCAAGCCCACCACCATAAAAGCAGTAGCATAAGCGTCGGCAGTCATGGCGTCGGGGGCTATGACCGTAGCGCTCAACAAACTGTGGTTTACAGGCTTGGCGGTAAGCGGGTCGATGGTATGTGTATATTTTTTTCCGTTCTTTATGTAAAACTTTTCATAGTTCCCCGAAGTAGCCAAGCCTTCGTTGTCAAGTGCTACGATGGCATAGGCTACGTTTTTGCCTTTTTCTGCCTGCACGGGGTCTTTGATGCCAATACGCCAGTGCTCTCCATCTTTATTTTTTCCGGCACAACGCAACTCCCCTCCCAACTCAATCATAAAATGGCGCACTCCTTGCGCTAACAGGTAATCTGCCAGCACATCTACACTGTAACCTTGTGCTATGGCATTGAAATCGAGCTGCACGAAGCTGCGTTTTTTCCATACACACGAATCATCGAAGCCTATATTGAAAAAGCCCACCAAGCGGCGCAGGGAGTCGAGCACAGGAGCAGCTGGTGGCTCGGGCGGAGCACCCGGAGCAAAACCATAAGCACGCACCAAAGGAGCAATGGTAGGGTCAAATGCCCCTGCCGTAGCTTCATATACCTCTTGGC
It encodes the following:
- a CDS encoding radical SAM protein codes for the protein MRLVRHPVLCNYYLTYRCNARCSFCDIWERPSPYVQREAVFKNLKDARRLGVEIIDFTGGEPLLHRELPVFLEYAQKLGFITTVTTNALLYPKYAEALRGKIDMLHFSLDGADADTHNAIRGVHCFDHVMRSIEIALELGERPDILFTATNHNIQHIQSIWEKICLPHRLVLIINPVFHYNDVGEALSKESLMLLRKWAKKPWVYLNEAFLKLREQGGNDPQRPVCKAGSSTLVISPDNELIVPCYHLSAARFPIRNNLFDLYNSPEVQKWVALEGRLNACKGCAINCYMQPSFAVEMNAYWWLALRSTLKYNYLKGTWRRYLVQKIKARKL
- a CDS encoding class I SAM-dependent methyltransferase; the protein is MQLSKEWYKEWFNTPFYHILYKHRDEQEAREFIHNLAKKLHFTAGQKALDLACGRGRHALHLWNEGLDVLGVDLSRQNIAYAKQLERPRLCFAVHDMRLPYDFEAFDYVFNLFTSFGYFESDDENYRVVDAIAKKLKPGGQAVIDFLNPVYVMAHLKEEEEKHEEGITFFIRRLIDNGFVVKCIRFHYEGQDFEFFERVRLFYLDDFQQFFRKAGLSLQNVWGDYALSDYEEKSSPRMVMHLKK
- a CDS encoding FAD:protein FMN transferase — encoded protein: MNPRAKNILYSLILLIAIVGVYHYRAYKKEQQQLDEIQNLSSGWFELRGAAQGTTYQIKYYDSLKRDFQPAIDSLLRQFDLALSTYVPASEISRFNILDSGRLCYESPYFLPVLRKSQEVYEATAGAFDPTIAPLVRAYGFAPGAPPEPPAAPVLDSLRRLVGFFNIGFDDSCVWKKRSFVQLDFNAIAQGYSVDVLADYLLAQGVRHFMIELGGELRCAGKNKDGEHWRIGIKDPVQAEKGKNVAYAIVALDNEGLATSGNYEKFYIKNGKKYTHTIDPLTAKPVNHSLLSATVIAPDAMTADAYATAFMVVGLEKARRLLELHPELKAYLIYDDRGTLKAFVSPALRQRIVEVKQESK
- a CDS encoding pyridoxal phosphate-dependent decarboxylase family protein, with amino-acid sequence MYWERYTHHRIKERILQALKENINYNEYPILGVPATYLDEEEFYPDAPFLENAPFMQTLIANPNHIGVHTLDNGRSLKIFKGTQAIERELIEIVSEQVFQGEPKQQDGYIASGGTEANIQAVWIYRNYFQKEFGAAPHEIGVVYSDDTHYSIPKAANLLGLPSIIIPVEESSRLIQQEALEAKITEANEQGVRYFIIISNLSTTMFGSVDPVNVYTDFFVKHKLPFKLHIDGAFGGFIFPFVNRDPLYSFKNPHVTSIATDGHKMLQAPYGTGIFMIRKGYFDYVVTPQAQYIPGLDYTLCGSRSGANAVAVWMILRRYGSEGWKAKMEELLYRTDDLCASLDELGVKYYRHPNINIVAIRAEYVPVALAQKYFLVADSYQRAPKWWKIVVMPHVRQGFIDRFLEELAIHIKSKEMQL